One window from the genome of Leucobacter aridicollis encodes:
- a CDS encoding sigma-70 family RNA polymerase sigma factor: protein MTEQDKTEEPVESLETQSDAELLRRSRDGDAIAFGQLWERYRSLAMSVAASLTTSDAEDVVSEAFTVLWDKIRSGEGPAEAIRGYLLATVRNLSHRTYRRTGRVLTGIEHELELEPVEDDTEAIEREELVRDVQVAFDALPPRWKKVIWKSEVELLPRAQVAKDLSLSPNSTSQLLRRAKEALRVAWLNERFVHSPDDEHYTYIKDLPRYVRRGLPQTRRTKLQAHLADCDSCRAKESQLRREDAFLASAVALLPLVGGAAWVARQSSVLVSGPMAAVQGRLAELSEWSRTLVHWGYVRVATIAGTAVVALIMGAVALLAPSSPAPDAPTGPPQPPTAEEGDTSTHSQPAGQPAAAPVTPSASAENSATSDAPQPGVTGPTVVSPTGDGQAQEPERQIASPTIGFGGDFARTLPPLLVGTGEPGAELHVLVSGGDLRVAVGGDGRWAVDLASLGLGLGMHSARAVQYVDAIERSSAVLNFDLTLPQVTVVSQESGSEGPRAELHVAGVSGQRVCLLSDGRTRGSIMLGADGTAIAKIAAVDYANGLIGFAYCDGTKVGPEGQVWAW, encoded by the coding sequence ATGACGGAACAAGATAAGACCGAGGAACCAGTGGAGTCCCTCGAGACCCAGAGTGATGCAGAATTGCTCCGCCGATCGCGCGACGGGGATGCAATTGCGTTTGGCCAGCTCTGGGAGCGCTATCGTTCGCTTGCGATGTCTGTGGCTGCTTCACTGACAACTTCTGACGCAGAGGATGTCGTATCCGAGGCCTTTACCGTGCTGTGGGACAAGATTCGTAGCGGGGAGGGCCCGGCCGAGGCTATTCGCGGCTACCTTCTCGCGACGGTTCGAAATCTCTCGCATCGGACCTATCGCCGAACCGGGCGAGTGCTCACTGGGATCGAACATGAGCTCGAACTCGAGCCAGTCGAAGACGACACGGAAGCCATCGAACGCGAAGAACTCGTCCGCGACGTCCAGGTCGCATTCGACGCCCTCCCGCCGCGGTGGAAGAAAGTGATTTGGAAGTCGGAGGTCGAGCTGCTGCCTCGAGCGCAGGTCGCGAAGGATCTGTCGCTCAGCCCGAACTCAACGAGCCAACTCCTGCGACGGGCGAAGGAGGCCCTGCGTGTGGCATGGCTCAATGAGCGCTTCGTGCACAGCCCCGACGACGAGCACTACACATATATCAAAGACCTTCCACGGTACGTGCGCCGCGGGTTGCCACAGACCAGACGAACGAAGCTGCAGGCCCACCTCGCGGACTGCGATAGCTGTCGTGCGAAAGAAAGCCAGCTTCGCCGAGAGGACGCTTTCCTTGCCAGCGCTGTCGCACTACTGCCACTTGTTGGCGGCGCAGCCTGGGTCGCGCGCCAGAGCTCAGTGCTGGTGAGCGGCCCGATGGCGGCCGTCCAGGGGCGGTTGGCGGAGCTGAGCGAATGGTCACGAACTCTCGTTCATTGGGGATACGTCCGTGTCGCAACGATCGCGGGTACGGCCGTTGTCGCTCTCATCATGGGCGCCGTGGCTCTGTTGGCCCCTTCGTCGCCTGCACCAGATGCGCCAACTGGCCCCCCTCAACCCCCGACAGCGGAGGAGGGTGACACGTCTACACACAGTCAGCCAGCTGGGCAACCTGCAGCAGCGCCGGTGACGCCTTCTGCGAGCGCGGAGAACTCCGCGACCTCAGACGCACCGCAGCCAGGCGTTACTGGTCCGACCGTGGTGAGCCCAACGGGGGACGGGCAAGCTCAAGAACCCGAACGCCAAATCGCCTCGCCCACAATTGGCTTTGGCGGCGATTTTGCGCGGACGCTGCCCCCGCTGCTCGTGGGCACAGGTGAGCCTGGGGCCGAGCTGCATGTGCTCGTTTCTGGGGGCGATCTTCGAGTTGCCGTCGGTGGCGATGGCCGCTGGGCGGTGGATCTCGCAAGCCTCGGCCTCGGCCTCGGCATGCACTCTGCTCGCGCCGTGCAATACGTTGACGCGATTGAGCGCTCGAGCGCCGTGTTGAACTTCGATCTGACGCTGCCACAGGTGACGGTTGTCTCACAAGAGTCCGGCTCAGAGGGACCGCGTGCCGAGCTTCATGTTGCTGGTGTGTCCGGTCAGCGTGTATGCCTGCTGTCTGATGGGAGAACCAGGGGCAGCATCATGCTCGGCGCTGATGGGACAGCCATCGCAAAGATCGCTGCCGTGGACTACGCGAACGGCCTCATCGGATTCGCATACTGCGATGGAACGAAAGTGGGCCCTGAAGGCCAAGTTTGGGCCTGGTGA
- a CDS encoding FKBP-type peptidyl-prolyl cis-trans isomerase: MNRSLIGISIAGLLTLSLAGCTPATDASGAACAPAGGASKSVRVSGEIGATDLELASSTPVRAAELERSTLEAGDGKALEPDQSVQATVTVFNGEDGKRISSQSARLTNSAGASDWASQVLRCGAQGDRIAAVVPAPDVYGEGRVAAAGVSGLTEKSSLVIVVDVREVVPGLPGLLDKKDLLAAAEGEAQPAVEGMPSVIRDGDGKLTVSVPENLEAPGEAQAAPLIIGDGETIAVGDRVYAHSVGVIWRDGTEFESTWGGEPKEFVTTGVIPGLSDAVVGQTVGSQIVAVVPASAGYGSDALVQMGFEADDTMIFVIDILGAVHPESSARE, translated from the coding sequence GTGAACCGTTCACTTATCGGAATTTCAATTGCCGGTCTTCTCACCCTGTCGCTGGCGGGTTGCACCCCTGCGACAGATGCTTCAGGCGCTGCATGCGCGCCTGCTGGTGGTGCGAGTAAGTCGGTCAGAGTATCGGGCGAGATTGGGGCGACGGACCTTGAGTTGGCCTCGTCAACCCCGGTCCGAGCAGCTGAACTTGAACGGTCAACTCTCGAAGCGGGCGACGGCAAAGCTCTGGAACCTGATCAATCTGTGCAGGCAACAGTGACGGTGTTCAACGGAGAAGACGGCAAGCGGATCTCTAGCCAGTCCGCTCGCCTCACGAATTCGGCTGGCGCAAGCGATTGGGCCAGCCAAGTGCTCAGGTGCGGCGCCCAAGGTGACAGGATCGCCGCCGTCGTCCCCGCGCCCGACGTCTACGGCGAGGGCAGAGTCGCGGCGGCCGGTGTGTCTGGTCTGACCGAGAAGAGTTCACTTGTCATTGTCGTCGACGTGCGCGAAGTAGTTCCAGGCCTGCCGGGTCTGCTCGACAAGAAAGACCTGCTTGCTGCCGCAGAAGGCGAGGCACAACCCGCGGTTGAGGGGATGCCCTCAGTCATCCGCGATGGCGATGGCAAGCTCACGGTGTCGGTGCCGGAGAACTTGGAGGCACCGGGCGAGGCTCAGGCGGCTCCTCTGATCATCGGCGACGGCGAGACGATCGCCGTGGGAGACCGCGTATATGCGCACTCAGTTGGCGTGATCTGGCGCGATGGGACGGAGTTCGAGTCGACGTGGGGAGGCGAGCCCAAGGAGTTCGTGACCACGGGTGTGATCCCCGGCCTTTCGGATGCCGTGGTCGGTCAAACCGTCGGTTCGCAGATCGTCGCTGTCGTGCCCGCATCCGCAGGATACGGCAGCGATGCGCTCGTACAAATGGGGTTTGAGGCAGACGACACGATGATCTTTGTCATCGACATACTTGGCGCGGTGCACCCCGAGAGCTCGGCCCGCGAGTAG
- a CDS encoding signal peptidase I, whose translation MRARSRAMTGFLLAAGVVLIALLSAQVAGIKLYGITSGSMDPTISEGALIVTKRVPAADIAVGDIVTVQRSAGSRTVTHRVIHITLGAAPDQRELTLQGDANATPDPSIYTVGAVQRYLFTIIKE comes from the coding sequence GTGCGGGCGCGCTCCCGCGCCATGACCGGGTTCCTCCTCGCCGCTGGAGTCGTGTTGATCGCCCTCCTGTCGGCGCAGGTCGCTGGCATCAAGCTGTACGGGATCACGAGTGGATCGATGGACCCAACGATTTCTGAGGGGGCGCTCATCGTCACCAAGCGGGTTCCCGCAGCTGACATCGCAGTTGGTGACATCGTGACTGTGCAGCGATCGGCGGGAAGCCGCACGGTCACCCACAGGGTGATTCACATCACCCTCGGAGCTGCCCCTGATCAGCGCGAACTTACTCTGCAGGGCGACGCAAACGCGACGCCCGATCCTTCTATCTATACGGTGGGCGCTGTCCAGCGCTACCTCTTCACCATCATCAAGGAATAA
- a CDS encoding DUF7927 domain-containing protein, which yields MRTSAQQNGRADRPRPRAGLKRALLGGAAMLGIAAIGVTASPLIGESSAGYTDSVFTRADGVSVPPTNALAAVVPSFALDTMQVLDAAGNLWIWGYYGNSGPSTSSAGQGGGTNGIDYSTGTAFNLHKPNQFKALADIKSMASSAYANYAVDSEGNLFGWGQNNGGLYMFGNNFNGTGRVVPAGTTPENVTTNWADAIIDTDVAGVASVEYGAAYTKTDGTIWTVGDNALAQRGQGTSANGAAALRVATQVTQWPGGKQPNIVNVFSGYEGYYAVDDENNVYFWGRSFRFGAGASDENLKAAGCRTVSGVYHDFRCETPALIPEITALAKAEGISSLGGGYAHGHMVTEKGNLYSWGSEENNFSGNDELNDSSSNGTLPKLKEKNVVASSARYGSTQYITEDGTAWAYGNNQWGGAFSLNYGNRTPVNRDHLTGKIWDPAQEDGRKAVLIGGNKDSASLVLEDGTILSWGENGGGAACGGYDYARCLDKNGNVASVTATGSPNGLYVWAPAVIEGIQNVGRYQTISLNSIPFTGSAVMSGSTISYQAIARNSFADPADYTVGLDISAFIGDVDVDPESVLVTVGDATAVKGTFTNGKLTWTGTVPERSQVVVKFDVVVKDGTPGGANLRADATMSVAGSSNSDKDSVVHVTTTNPNDLENCDSCNAP from the coding sequence ATGCGCACCTCTGCACAGCAGAACGGCCGGGCCGACCGGCCACGGCCCCGAGCAGGGCTCAAACGAGCCCTGCTCGGGGGAGCGGCGATGCTTGGTATCGCCGCCATTGGAGTAACGGCTTCCCCGCTGATCGGCGAGAGCTCGGCAGGGTACACTGACTCCGTCTTCACCCGGGCAGACGGGGTCTCGGTGCCACCGACGAACGCGCTCGCGGCTGTCGTCCCATCGTTCGCCCTCGACACGATGCAGGTGCTCGACGCCGCAGGCAACCTGTGGATCTGGGGCTACTACGGAAACAGTGGCCCGAGTACATCGTCCGCGGGACAGGGCGGTGGAACGAACGGCATCGATTACTCCACGGGAACTGCTTTCAACCTGCACAAGCCAAACCAGTTCAAGGCCTTGGCCGACATCAAGTCGATGGCGTCATCCGCTTACGCCAACTACGCGGTTGACTCCGAGGGGAATCTTTTCGGCTGGGGTCAAAACAACGGCGGTCTGTACATGTTCGGCAACAATTTCAACGGTACCGGCCGCGTGGTGCCGGCGGGCACCACGCCGGAGAATGTGACCACAAACTGGGCAGACGCGATCATCGACACCGATGTGGCAGGTGTTGCATCGGTTGAGTACGGTGCGGCCTACACGAAGACCGACGGCACAATTTGGACAGTCGGAGATAACGCACTTGCTCAGCGTGGTCAGGGAACCTCAGCGAACGGTGCCGCGGCGCTTCGCGTAGCGACACAGGTCACTCAGTGGCCGGGAGGAAAACAGCCGAACATTGTGAACGTGTTCTCTGGATACGAGGGCTACTACGCCGTCGATGACGAGAACAACGTTTACTTCTGGGGTCGGTCGTTCCGCTTCGGAGCGGGTGCCTCGGATGAGAACCTCAAGGCTGCCGGTTGCCGCACCGTGAGCGGCGTCTACCACGATTTCCGGTGCGAGACCCCCGCCCTGATCCCCGAGATCACGGCGCTTGCGAAAGCCGAGGGAATCTCTTCGCTCGGCGGCGGCTATGCGCACGGCCATATGGTCACGGAGAAGGGAAACCTCTACTCCTGGGGCAGCGAGGAAAACAACTTCTCTGGAAACGATGAGCTGAACGATTCCAGCTCAAACGGCACCCTCCCCAAACTCAAAGAGAAGAACGTTGTTGCCTCGTCGGCGCGCTACGGGTCGACCCAGTACATCACCGAAGACGGCACAGCCTGGGCGTACGGGAACAACCAGTGGGGCGGCGCATTCAGCCTCAACTACGGTAATCGGACCCCGGTGAACCGTGATCACCTGACAGGCAAGATTTGGGACCCTGCGCAGGAGGATGGCCGAAAGGCCGTGCTCATCGGCGGAAATAAAGACTCGGCCTCGTTGGTCCTTGAAGACGGGACGATTCTCTCCTGGGGCGAGAACGGCGGCGGGGCAGCCTGCGGTGGTTACGACTACGCGCGATGCCTCGACAAGAATGGCAACGTTGCGTCAGTCACCGCGACTGGGTCCCCGAACGGGCTCTATGTGTGGGCGCCAGCGGTAATCGAGGGCATTCAGAACGTTGGGCGATACCAGACGATCTCGCTGAACTCAATCCCGTTCACGGGAAGCGCCGTGATGTCTGGCAGCACGATCAGCTATCAGGCGATCGCACGAAACTCCTTCGCAGACCCGGCTGACTACACGGTTGGCCTCGACATCAGTGCATTCATTGGTGACGTCGACGTCGATCCGGAGAGCGTCCTCGTTACCGTCGGCGATGCAACTGCAGTCAAGGGAACCTTCACCAATGGCAAGCTCACGTGGACTGGCACGGTCCCTGAGCGAAGTCAGGTTGTCGTCAAGTTTGACGTTGTGGTGAAGGACGGCACCCCAGGTGGCGCCAACCTCCGCGCCGACGCCACGATGAGCGTTGCGGGCAGCAGCAACAGCGACAAGGACTCAGTCGTTCACGTGACAACGACGAACCCGAACGATCTGGAGAACTGCGACTCTTGCAACGCACCCTAA